From the genome of Pseudomonas sp. Teo4, one region includes:
- a CDS encoding type VI lipase adapter Tla3 domain-containing protein produces MVLRDMKPVMAWGIAAIVGPLLVIFGTHWWGNALASEKAELASYRNQIEARNAEQQATRARTYALEIRGVGLGIYTDGQSEIWQFIKKKNDNFASIYPQDAKDYDPSLDTRRISADIKVRIAFKNSAGEAVAYWPIPVFALGPPAPYDSAYSAAGLINSGRNAATLGVTQFLWQDNESTTHAQGMIERLFTFFDDNPKVPQALIASEDGDVTRNGYRKPGTPGLQNGHVVPTIYESMTGLLVTRSDRVDRYIRPFVTRDAEDNQDKKTDLGKLWAFYWDRSKAFGDWYVAAEHAKGNKVLLPPSTMSTSYWQSQLPNLWKTIDNRGPGHFEPSPWLPVRWAEHQLKEFDAAPVLGYLHRPIKVPMKDEHGKRLKPALQAKALQAGWLKALDTLPAGQKPVRVFYDTTNNAEAEIALTNALHSLNTDGQGLDVGNVDEGYDIGRRLGNTGVSSALVEINLATIASYHDGGASAVVYAGSDGSLSVQMISPPDEARKAKNQQNRGADPFK; encoded by the coding sequence ATGGTACTTCGCGACATGAAACCCGTCATGGCCTGGGGCATTGCCGCTATTGTCGGCCCGCTGCTGGTGATCTTTGGCACACACTGGTGGGGCAATGCCCTTGCAAGTGAGAAGGCAGAGCTTGCCAGTTATAGAAACCAGATAGAGGCCAGAAACGCAGAACAACAGGCGACCCGAGCCCGCACCTACGCCTTGGAAATTCGCGGAGTTGGACTTGGCATTTACACTGACGGCCAGTCCGAAATCTGGCAGTTTATCAAGAAGAAGAATGACAACTTCGCCTCGATCTACCCGCAGGACGCGAAAGATTACGATCCGTCACTAGACACTAGGCGAATCTCAGCAGACATCAAAGTCCGTATCGCATTCAAGAACTCGGCAGGTGAGGCAGTAGCGTACTGGCCAATCCCGGTATTTGCGCTGGGACCGCCCGCCCCCTACGACAGCGCCTACAGTGCAGCAGGCCTGATCAATTCAGGCCGTAATGCCGCGACCTTGGGCGTTACCCAGTTTTTGTGGCAAGACAATGAAAGCACGACGCATGCTCAAGGCATGATCGAGCGACTGTTCACGTTTTTTGACGATAACCCGAAGGTGCCACAAGCCTTGATCGCAAGCGAAGACGGTGACGTGACGCGAAACGGCTATCGCAAACCCGGCACACCGGGATTGCAAAATGGCCACGTGGTTCCGACGATCTACGAAAGCATGACTGGCCTGCTGGTCACGCGCTCAGACCGAGTGGACCGCTACATTCGTCCCTTCGTCACCCGTGACGCCGAGGACAATCAGGACAAAAAAACTGACTTGGGCAAGTTGTGGGCGTTTTATTGGGACCGGAGCAAGGCCTTTGGAGATTGGTATGTAGCCGCCGAGCATGCCAAAGGCAATAAAGTGCTATTACCGCCCAGCACCATGTCCACCTCCTACTGGCAATCGCAACTACCTAACTTGTGGAAAACCATCGACAACCGCGGCCCAGGCCATTTCGAACCGTCCCCCTGGCTGCCCGTGCGTTGGGCCGAACACCAGCTGAAAGAGTTCGACGCAGCGCCAGTGCTGGGCTACCTGCACCGTCCGATCAAGGTCCCGATGAAGGACGAACACGGCAAACGCCTCAAACCCGCATTGCAGGCCAAGGCCTTGCAAGCGGGTTGGCTCAAGGCCCTCGACACGCTACCCGCTGGGCAAAAACCGGTGCGAGTGTTCTACGACACCACTAACAACGCTGAAGCAGAAATCGCCCTGACCAACGCCTTGCACAGCCTCAATACCGACGGCCAAGGCCTGGACGTCGGCAATGTCGACGAGGGCTATGACATCGGTCGACGCTTGGGCAATACCGGCGTCAGCAGCGCGCTGGTGGAAATCAACCTGGCCACCATCGCCAGCTACCACGACGGCGGTGCCAGTGCCGTGGTGTACGCCGGCAGCGACGGCAGCCTCAGCGTGCAGATGATCAGCCCGCCAGATGAGGCGCGCAAAGCGAAGAACCAGCAGAACCGTGGCGCCGACCCCTTCAAGTAG
- a CDS encoding DUF3077 domain-containing protein yields the protein MNRELPENIGKLGLTVGSASCLDGVVEGKRLFRVEAGNCCDHAIEQASVLMDCSRRASFIGVMDNEPELVWASHFLCEMAKALMDDAHMGLRKHS from the coding sequence ATGAACAGGGAATTACCAGAAAACATCGGAAAGTTGGGGCTCACCGTAGGCTCGGCGTCTTGTCTGGATGGCGTAGTAGAGGGGAAACGTCTGTTTCGTGTAGAGGCCGGCAACTGCTGCGATCACGCCATCGAGCAAGCATCGGTATTGATGGATTGCTCCCGGCGGGCGTCGTTCATCGGGGTCATGGATAACGAACCCGAACTGGTCTGGGCGTCGCACTTTCTCTGCGAGATGGCCAAAGCGCTCATGGACGATGCCCACATGGGCCTGCGCAAACACAGCTGA
- the fdhF gene encoding formate dehydrogenase subunit alpha, which yields MINFFDPQTDLGTPARESDVQVSLTIDGRAISVSEGTSVMRAAALLGTSIPKLCATDSLEAFGSCRLCMVEIEGMRGYPASCTTPVSEGMVVHTQTSRLAGLRRNVMELYISDHPLDCLTCSANGNCELQTVAGQVGLREVRYGYDGANHLAEQKDVSNPYFDYEPSKCIVCSRCVRACEDIQGTFALTIIGRGFESRVAPAGGDDFLSSECVSCGACVQACPTATLSEKSVVQLGQPERAVITTCAYCGVGCSFRAEMKGDQLVRMVPDKNGGANHGHACVKGRFAWGYATHPDRITKPMIRKRLEDPWQEVSWDEAVTYAASEFRRIQLKYGRDSIGGITSSRCTNEEAYLVQKLVRTAFGNNNVDTCARVCHSPTGYGLKQTLGESAGTQSFDSVMQADVVLVIGANPTDAHPVFGSQLKRRLRQGARLIVIDPRRIDLVDSPHARADLHLQLRPGTNVAMLNALAHVIVTEGLLAQRFIDARCETVDFAHWRDFVSLPDNAPEVLGPVCGVPAEQIRAAARLYATGGNAAIYYGLGVTEHSQGSTAVMGIANLAMATGNIGREGVGVNPLRGQNNVQGSCDMGSFPHELPGYRHISNESVRAEFEQAWGVTLQPDPGLRIPNMFEAALDGSFKALYCQGEDIAQSDPNTQHVTAALQAMECVVVQDIFLNETAKFAHVFLPGSSFLEKDGTFTNAERRISRVRKVMEPLAGKGDWEATVALANALGYPMNYRHPSEIMDEIARLTPSFHRVSYAEIDRHGSLQWPCNDAAPDGTPTMHIDQFVRGKGRFMLTGYVPTDEKVNNRYPLLLTTGRILSQYNVGAQTRRTANVAWHDADRLEIHPTDAESRGIGDGDWVGIGSRAGQTVLRAKVSARVAPGVVYTTFHFPESGANVITTDNSDWATNCPEYKVTAVEVVKVFQPSQWQKRYQDFSDEQRRLLKERRAAEKTEKAEVRR from the coding sequence ATGATCAATTTCTTCGACCCTCAGACCGACCTTGGAACCCCAGCGCGGGAAAGCGATGTGCAGGTCAGCCTGACCATCGACGGCCGTGCGATCAGCGTGTCCGAAGGCACTTCCGTGATGCGTGCCGCTGCGTTGCTGGGCACCAGCATTCCCAAGCTCTGTGCCACCGACAGCCTGGAAGCCTTCGGCTCGTGCCGGCTGTGCATGGTGGAAATCGAAGGCATGCGCGGCTACCCGGCGTCCTGCACCACACCGGTCAGTGAAGGCATGGTGGTGCATACCCAGACGTCTCGTCTGGCAGGCCTGCGCCGCAATGTGATGGAGCTGTATATCTCCGACCACCCGCTCGATTGCCTGACCTGTTCGGCCAATGGCAACTGCGAACTGCAAACCGTCGCAGGGCAGGTTGGCCTGCGCGAGGTGCGCTACGGCTACGACGGTGCCAACCACCTGGCCGAGCAGAAAGATGTCTCCAACCCTTACTTCGATTACGAGCCCAGCAAATGCATCGTCTGCAGCCGTTGCGTGCGGGCGTGCGAGGACATTCAGGGCACCTTTGCGCTCACCATTATCGGGCGCGGTTTCGAGTCGCGGGTAGCGCCAGCGGGGGGCGACGACTTCCTCAGCTCCGAGTGCGTGTCCTGCGGCGCCTGTGTGCAGGCCTGCCCCACCGCCACCCTCAGCGAGAAGAGCGTGGTCCAGCTCGGCCAGCCTGAGCGGGCAGTCATCACCACCTGCGCATACTGCGGCGTGGGTTGCTCGTTCCGCGCGGAAATGAAGGGCGACCAGCTGGTGCGCATGGTTCCGGACAAGAACGGCGGCGCCAACCACGGCCATGCCTGCGTCAAAGGCCGATTCGCCTGGGGCTACGCCACTCACCCCGACCGCATCACCAAGCCGATGATCCGCAAGCGCCTGGAAGACCCCTGGCAGGAAGTGAGCTGGGACGAGGCAGTCACCTATGCTGCCAGCGAGTTCCGCCGTATCCAGTTGAAGTACGGGCGTGACTCCATTGGCGGTATCACCTCCAGCCGCTGCACCAACGAAGAAGCCTATCTGGTGCAAAAACTGGTGCGTACCGCGTTCGGCAACAACAACGTCGACACCTGCGCACGGGTCTGTCATTCCCCGACTGGCTACGGGCTCAAGCAAACCCTCGGCGAATCGGCGGGCACCCAGAGTTTCGACTCGGTGATGCAGGCCGATGTGGTGCTGGTAATCGGTGCCAACCCCACCGACGCCCACCCGGTGTTCGGCTCGCAGCTCAAGCGTCGCCTGCGCCAGGGCGCGCGTCTGATCGTCATCGACCCTCGGCGCATCGACCTGGTCGATTCGCCCCACGCCCGCGCCGACCTGCACCTGCAACTGCGGCCCGGCACCAACGTGGCCATGCTCAATGCCCTGGCCCACGTGATTGTCACCGAAGGGCTGTTGGCTCAGCGCTTCATCGACGCCCGCTGCGAGACCGTGGACTTTGCCCATTGGCGCGATTTCGTCAGCCTGCCAGACAACGCCCCCGAGGTGCTCGGCCCGGTATGCGGCGTACCTGCCGAGCAGATCCGCGCAGCGGCCCGGCTCTATGCAACCGGCGGCAACGCCGCGATCTACTATGGCCTTGGTGTCACGGAGCACAGCCAGGGCAGTACGGCGGTGATGGGCATCGCCAACCTGGCCATGGCCACCGGCAACATCGGCCGCGAAGGGGTGGGGGTGAACCCGCTGCGCGGGCAGAACAACGTGCAGGGCTCTTGTGACATGGGCTCCTTCCCCCACGAGCTGCCGGGCTACCGGCATATCTCCAACGAGAGCGTGCGCGCCGAGTTCGAGCAGGCCTGGGGCGTGACCCTGCAGCCCGACCCAGGGCTGCGCATTCCCAACATGTTCGAGGCCGCGCTGGACGGCAGCTTCAAGGCGCTGTACTGCCAGGGTGAAGACATCGCCCAGAGCGACCCCAACACCCAGCACGTCACTGCGGCCCTGCAAGCCATGGAGTGTGTGGTGGTGCAGGACATCTTCCTCAACGAAACGGCCAAGTTCGCCCATGTGTTTCTGCCGGGCAGTTCGTTCCTCGAGAAAGATGGCACGTTCACCAACGCCGAGCGGCGCATCTCGCGGGTACGCAAGGTGATGGAGCCACTGGCCGGCAAGGGCGACTGGGAGGCGACCGTGGCCTTGGCCAATGCCCTGGGCTACCCCATGAACTACCGCCACCCGTCCGAGATCATGGACGAGATCGCCCGTCTTACGCCGAGCTTCCACCGCGTCAGCTACGCCGAGATCGACCGCCATGGCAGCCTGCAGTGGCCCTGCAACGACGCCGCGCCCGATGGCACGCCAACCATGCACATCGACCAGTTCGTGCGGGGCAAGGGGCGCTTCATGCTCACCGGTTATGTGCCCACCGACGAGAAGGTCAACAACCGCTACCCGCTGCTGTTGACCACCGGGCGCATCCTCAGCCAGTACAACGTCGGCGCCCAGACCCGGCGCACCGCTAACGTGGCCTGGCATGATGCCGACCGCCTGGAGATCCACCCGACCGATGCCGAAAGCCGGGGCATCGGCGACGGAGACTGGGTTGGCATCGGCAGCCGTGCGGGGCAGACGGTGTTGCGTGCCAAGGTCAGTGCGCGGGTGGCGCCGGGGGTGGTCTACACCACCTTCCACTTCCCCGAGTCTGGCGCCAACGTGATCACCACCGACAACTCCGACTGGGCCACCAACTGCCCGGAGTACAAGGTCACTGCAGTGGAGGTGGTGAAGGTGTTCCAGCCGTCGCAATGGCAGAAGCGTTATCAGGACTTCAGCGATGAACAGCGTCGTCTGCTCAAGGAGCGCCGCGCAGCGGAAAAAACGGAGAAAGCCGAGGTGCGCCGATGA
- a CDS encoding formate dehydrogenase subunit delta: MSSENLVKMANQIAHYFDSEPDHALAVKGVKQHLQSFWTPAMRRQLSEWSQAHAGEGLDPKVQEALV, encoded by the coding sequence ATGAGCAGTGAAAACCTGGTGAAGATGGCCAACCAGATTGCCCACTACTTCGACAGCGAGCCTGACCACGCCTTGGCGGTGAAAGGGGTGAAGCAGCATTTGCAGAGCTTCTGGACGCCGGCCATGCGACGGCAGCTGAGTGAGTGGAGCCAGGCCCATGCGGGGGAGGGGCTCGACCCGAAAGTGCAGGAAGCCCTGGTTTAA
- a CDS encoding ABC transporter ATP-binding protein/permease gives MDMNWHQALQESLSWLAIASFITLACFTAAAALAVRYTRWGSQFWQLAGPYFSFKRSWRPLLGFALLLVLTLFAVRLNVLFSFWYNGFYSALQGLDQTAFWYLLGVFAVLATIHVLRSLFTYYVTQAFNIHWRVWLTERLTRDWMHGDAYYRGQFLAEPVDNPDQRIELDVNSFVTNSVSLALGAVSALVSLVAFTGILWGLSAPLSVAGYEIPRAMVFAVYVYVIIATWIAFRLGRPLIRLNFLNEKLTANFRYALMRLRENAENIAFYQGAQVERGTLLGRFTALIGNVWALVFRTLKFSGFNLGISQVAVVFPFILQAPRFFSGAIKLGDVMQTSQAFGQVQDSLSFFRESYDTFAQYRATLDRLTGFLDANQQASTLPQVTTQDQAHALDINRLQVLRPDGHPLIANLDLHLRAGQALLIKGPSGSGKTTLLRALAGLWPYAEGVVRRPLGNQALFLSQRPYLPLGDLRTAIAYPASAGAGDDTRMQQALRQVNLAHLAERLDVSCDWSHILSVGEQQRLAFARVLFNQPQVVFLDESTSAMDEGLEHSLYSLLRNEMPETLLVSVGHRSTLASFHSHRLEVDGHGGWSLIEQELLPVS, from the coding sequence ATGGACATGAACTGGCACCAGGCCTTGCAGGAGAGCCTGAGCTGGCTTGCAATCGCCTCGTTCATCACCCTTGCCTGTTTCACCGCTGCTGCCGCGCTGGCTGTGCGCTACACCCGTTGGGGCAGCCAATTCTGGCAGCTTGCCGGGCCATACTTCAGTTTCAAGCGCAGTTGGCGGCCCTTGCTGGGTTTTGCGCTGTTGCTGGTGCTGACCCTGTTCGCGGTGCGCCTGAACGTGCTGTTCTCGTTCTGGTACAACGGCTTCTACAGCGCGTTGCAAGGCCTCGACCAAACAGCTTTCTGGTACTTGCTTGGGGTGTTCGCGGTACTGGCCACCATCCATGTGCTGCGCTCGCTGTTCACCTACTACGTGACCCAGGCCTTCAACATCCACTGGCGCGTTTGGCTGACCGAGCGCCTGACCCGCGACTGGATGCACGGCGATGCCTATTACCGTGGGCAGTTCCTAGCCGAGCCGGTGGACAACCCCGACCAGCGTATCGAGCTGGACGTCAACTCATTCGTCACCAATTCAGTGTCCCTGGCCCTGGGAGCGGTCAGCGCGCTGGTCTCGCTGGTTGCCTTCACGGGCATCCTCTGGGGGCTGTCGGCGCCGCTGTCGGTGGCGGGGTATGAGATTCCCCGGGCGATGGTGTTTGCCGTGTACGTGTATGTGATCATCGCCACCTGGATCGCCTTCCGCCTCGGGCGTCCGTTGATTCGCCTGAACTTCCTCAACGAAAAGCTCACGGCGAACTTCCGTTATGCACTGATGCGCCTGCGCGAGAACGCCGAGAACATCGCCTTCTACCAGGGCGCTCAGGTGGAGCGGGGTACGTTGCTCGGGCGCTTCACCGCGCTGATCGGCAACGTCTGGGCACTGGTGTTCCGAACCTTGAAGTTCAGCGGCTTCAACCTGGGCATCAGCCAGGTCGCTGTGGTGTTTCCGTTCATCCTGCAGGCGCCACGCTTTTTCAGCGGTGCAATCAAGCTTGGCGATGTGATGCAGACCTCGCAGGCGTTTGGCCAGGTGCAGGATTCGCTGTCGTTCTTCCGTGAGTCCTACGACACCTTTGCCCAATACCGCGCCACCCTCGACCGTCTGACCGGTTTTCTCGACGCCAACCAGCAGGCCAGCACGCTGCCGCAGGTTACTACTCAGGACCAGGCGCATGCGTTGGACATCAACCGTTTGCAGGTGCTGCGCCCTGACGGCCACCCGCTGATCGCCAACTTGGATTTGCACCTGCGTGCCGGCCAGGCACTGCTGATCAAGGGGCCGTCGGGCAGCGGCAAGACCACGCTGCTGCGCGCGCTGGCGGGGCTTTGGCCATATGCCGAGGGTGTGGTTCGTCGGCCTTTGGGGAACCAGGCGCTGTTCCTGTCACAGCGCCCGTACCTGCCGCTTGGCGACCTGCGTACCGCCATCGCCTACCCGGCAAGCGCCGGGGCTGGGGACGACACGCGCATGCAACAGGCACTGCGTCAGGTCAACCTGGCCCACCTGGCCGAGCGGCTGGATGTCAGCTGCGATTGGTCGCATATCCTGTCGGTGGGCGAGCAGCAGCGATTGGCGTTTGCCCGGGTGCTGTTCAACCAGCCGCAGGTGGTGTTTCTCGATGAGTCCACCTCGGCCATGGACGAGGGGCTTGAGCATTCCCTGTATTCGCTGCTGCGCAACGAGATGCCCGAGACCTTGCTGGTCAGCGTCGGCCACCGCAGCACGCTGGCTAGTTTCCATTCCCACCGCCTGGAAGTGGATGGCCATGGCGGTTGGTCGTTGATCGAACAGGAGCTGCTGCCTGTCAGTTAG
- the sfnG gene encoding dimethylsulfone monooxygenase SfnG codes for MSQQPIKFAYWVPNVSGGLVVSTIEQRTSWDIDYNRKLAQIAERSGFDYALSQIRFTAGYGADNQHESVTISHALLAATEKLKVIAAILPGPWNPALAAKQLASIDQFTNGRIAINVVSGWFKGEFHAIGEPWLDHDERYRRSEEFIRALKGIWTEDNFTFNGDFYRFRNYNLKPKPLQQPHPEIFQGGSSRAARDMAARVSDWYFTNGNTVEGIKAQVDDIRAKAAANGHSVKVGVNAFIIARDTEEEARAVLQEIIDKANPEAVNAFGHEVKHAGAASPEGEGNWAKSSFEDLVQYNDGFKTNLIGTPRQIAERIVALKAVGVDLILSGFLHFQEEVAYFGEHVLPLVRELEAQAAKSAVAVADTEAEVAIA; via the coding sequence ATGAGCCAGCAACCGATCAAGTTCGCCTACTGGGTCCCCAACGTCAGCGGTGGCCTGGTGGTCAGTACCATCGAGCAGCGCACCAGCTGGGACATCGACTACAACCGCAAGCTGGCGCAAATCGCTGAACGCTCGGGTTTCGACTACGCGCTGTCGCAAATCCGCTTCACCGCAGGCTATGGCGCCGACAATCAGCATGAGTCGGTCACCATCAGCCACGCCCTGCTGGCCGCCACCGAGAAGCTCAAGGTCATCGCCGCGATCCTGCCCGGGCCGTGGAACCCGGCGCTGGCGGCCAAGCAACTGGCCAGCATCGACCAGTTCACCAATGGCCGCATCGCCATCAACGTGGTCTCCGGCTGGTTCAAGGGCGAATTCCACGCCATCGGCGAGCCGTGGCTGGACCATGACGAGCGTTATCGCCGTTCCGAGGAGTTCATTCGCGCTCTGAAGGGCATCTGGACCGAAGACAACTTCACCTTCAACGGCGATTTCTATCGCTTTCGCAACTACAACCTCAAACCCAAACCGTTGCAGCAACCGCACCCGGAAATCTTCCAGGGTGGCAGCTCGCGGGCTGCACGGGACATGGCCGCGCGGGTGTCGGACTGGTACTTCACAAACGGCAACACAGTCGAGGGCATCAAGGCCCAGGTCGACGACATCCGGGCCAAGGCCGCTGCCAACGGGCACTCGGTGAAGGTTGGCGTGAATGCCTTCATCATTGCTCGCGACACCGAAGAGGAAGCCCGCGCGGTGCTGCAGGAGATCATCGACAAGGCCAACCCGGAAGCGGTCAACGCATTCGGCCATGAGGTCAAGCATGCCGGTGCCGCCAGCCCGGAAGGCGAGGGCAACTGGGCCAAGTCCAGCTTCGAGGACCTGGTGCAGTACAACGATGGCTTCAAGACCAACCTGATCGGCACCCCACGTCAGATTGCCGAGCGGATCGTGGCGCTGAAAGCGGTAGGGGTCGACTTGATCCTGTCCGGGTTCCTGCATTTCCAGGAGGAAGTGGCGTACTTCGGCGAGCATGTGCTGCCACTGGTGCGCGAACTGGAGGCGCAGGCTGCCAAGAGTGCTGTTGCAGTTGCTGACACAGAAGCCGAAGTCGCGATTGCATGA
- a CDS encoding NADH-quinone oxidoreductase subunit NuoF has protein sequence MLKLFIPCDSVACAVGADQVADALVHEAERRQLPLQIQRTSSRGLYWLEPLVECEHPQGRQGFGPVTPEDVPALLDALAGEPGGHSLALGPVEDIPYLKSQQRLLFARAGITRPLSLDDYRAHGGFEGLNKAVTMGGAEVVASVLDSGLRGRGGAAFPAGIKWRTVREAGAGQKYVVCNADEGDSGTFADRMLMEGDPFLLIEGMVIAGLAVGASKGYIYVRSEYPDAIAVLDQALLIARAAGYLGNDIAGSGQAFDLEVRVGAGAYICGEETALLESIEGKRGIVRAKPPLPALQGLFGLPTLVHNVLTLASVPTILAKGAAFYRDFGMGRSLGTMPFQLAGNIRHGGLVERAFGLTLRELVEGYGGGTASGRPLKAAQVGGPLGAWVPPSHFDTPLDYEAFAAMGAMLGHGGVVVADDTLNMASMARFALQFCAEESCGKCTPCRIGSTRGMEVVDRLIATSDFTERHEQALLLRDLCDTMQYGSLCAMGGMTAYPVASALKYFPADFGLTTTEAAQ, from the coding sequence ATGCTGAAGCTGTTCATCCCCTGCGACTCGGTCGCCTGCGCGGTAGGTGCCGACCAGGTCGCCGATGCCTTGGTGCACGAAGCCGAGCGTCGCCAATTGCCGCTGCAGATCCAGCGCACCAGTTCACGTGGCCTCTACTGGCTCGAGCCGCTGGTGGAGTGTGAGCACCCGCAAGGGCGCCAGGGCTTCGGCCCGGTCACCCCGGAAGACGTGCCTGCGCTGCTCGATGCCTTGGCCGGCGAGCCAGGTGGCCACTCGCTGGCCCTGGGCCCGGTCGAGGACATCCCCTACCTGAAAAGCCAGCAACGCCTGCTGTTCGCTCGCGCTGGCATCACCCGGCCGCTGTCGCTGGATGACTACCGCGCCCACGGTGGCTTCGAGGGCCTGAACAAGGCCGTGACGATGGGCGGTGCCGAGGTGGTCGCCAGTGTGCTCGATTCCGGCTTGCGCGGACGTGGCGGCGCGGCGTTTCCGGCGGGTATCAAGTGGCGCACCGTGCGGGAGGCCGGGGCAGGGCAGAAGTATGTGGTATGCAACGCCGATGAAGGCGACTCCGGTACCTTTGCCGACCGTATGTTGATGGAGGGCGACCCGTTCCTGCTGATCGAAGGCATGGTCATCGCCGGCCTGGCGGTGGGCGCCAGCAAGGGTTACATCTATGTGCGCTCGGAGTATCCGGACGCCATCGCCGTGCTTGACCAGGCTTTGCTCATCGCCCGTGCTGCGGGTTACCTGGGCAACGACATCGCCGGTAGCGGCCAGGCTTTCGATCTTGAGGTCCGAGTGGGGGCGGGGGCCTATATCTGCGGAGAGGAAACCGCCTTGCTCGAGTCCATCGAGGGCAAGCGCGGGATTGTCCGCGCCAAGCCACCGTTGCCTGCCCTGCAAGGTTTGTTTGGCTTGCCGACCCTGGTGCACAACGTGCTTACGCTGGCCTCGGTGCCGACCATTCTGGCCAAGGGGGCGGCGTTCTATCGCGACTTCGGCATGGGCCGTTCGCTGGGTACCATGCCGTTCCAGTTGGCGGGCAATATTCGTCATGGTGGATTGGTGGAGCGTGCCTTTGGCCTGACCCTGCGCGAACTGGTCGAAGGCTACGGCGGTGGTACCGCCAGCGGCCGACCGCTCAAGGCTGCTCAGGTGGGTGGGCCGCTTGGCGCCTGGGTGCCCCCCAGCCACTTCGACACACCGCTGGACTACGAAGCCTTCGCCGCCATGGGCGCGATGCTCGGCCACGGTGGTGTGGTGGTCGCTGACGACACCCTGAACATGGCCAGCATGGCGCGTTTCGCGCTGCAGTTCTGTGCCGAGGAGTCCTGCGGCAAATGCACCCCGTGCCGAATCGGTTCCACCCGTGGCATGGAGGTGGTGGACCGGCTGATCGCCACCAGCGATTTCACCGAACGCCATGAGCAGGCCCTGCTGCTGCGCGACCTGTGCGACACGATGCAGTACGGCTCGCTGTGCGCCATGGGCGGGATGACTGCCTACCCAGTGGCCAGCGCACTCAAATACTTCCCCGCCGACTTCGGGTTGACCACCACGGAGGCCGCCCAATGA
- a CDS encoding formate dehydrogenase subunit gamma produces MPDELFDLPSIHSILAREKDNPGALLPILHAIQDSIGHVPDDAVPDIAHALNLSLAEVRGVISFYHDFRTSPPARHTLRLCRAESCQSRGAEALAAQLREQLALDDHGTSADGAISLRPVYCLGACACSPALELDGRLHARLTPERLRALVDGCLEVKAC; encoded by the coding sequence ATGCCTGATGAATTGTTTGACCTGCCCTCGATCCACAGCATCCTGGCGCGCGAGAAGGATAACCCTGGCGCGCTGTTACCGATTCTTCACGCCATCCAGGACAGCATCGGCCATGTGCCCGATGACGCCGTCCCGGACATCGCCCATGCCCTGAACCTCAGTTTGGCCGAGGTGCGCGGGGTCATCAGCTTCTACCACGACTTCCGTACCTCGCCACCTGCCCGGCACACCCTGCGCCTGTGCCGCGCCGAGTCGTGCCAGAGCCGTGGCGCTGAAGCCTTGGCCGCGCAACTGCGCGAGCAACTGGCGCTGGACGATCACGGCACCAGTGCTGACGGTGCCATCAGCCTGCGCCCGGTTTATTGCCTGGGCGCCTGCGCCTGTTCACCCGCCCTGGAGCTGGACGGCCGGCTGCACGCGCGTCTGACCCCGGAGCGGCTGCGGGCATTGGTGGACGGTTGCCTGGAGGTAAAAGCATGCTGA